One window from the genome of Pseudomonas frederiksbergensis encodes:
- a CDS encoding ABC transporter substrate-binding protein, whose product MKAIFQGLVGMLCVPLALMSMHVGAAETKVFENSFGRVEVPVSPRCIVSLHDFSLTTQLLELGIKPCGSTGRKKLFSDVLFRGAQERFDVTGIQYIGSHQSPDLEAIAALKPDLIVGLSYHADLKEKLSKIAPVVLLPSRESDIKTYAKQLAELVGKQQRYEEMLREYEWIVSEFKKRVKDPSRITVTTLEVYTDGFQLIGRGGMDDVIADFGLGRVAAYREARQNVPYSLERIGDFDSDFIIDTYEELLDSEASTAAFRQSPQWQNLFAVKNRQFLYLNRSRYADTMQGLLGSAYLLMSHIAERESVLQAK is encoded by the coding sequence GTGAAAGCAATATTCCAAGGGTTGGTGGGCATGCTGTGCGTGCCGTTGGCGTTGATGTCCATGCACGTCGGCGCGGCTGAAACCAAGGTGTTCGAGAACAGCTTCGGCCGGGTCGAAGTGCCGGTCTCACCTCGTTGCATCGTTTCCCTGCACGACTTCAGCCTGACCACTCAGTTGCTGGAGTTGGGGATCAAGCCCTGCGGCTCGACAGGGCGCAAGAAGCTGTTTTCGGACGTGCTGTTTCGCGGAGCCCAGGAGCGCTTCGATGTGACCGGCATCCAGTACATCGGCTCGCACCAGTCGCCTGACCTGGAGGCCATTGCCGCCCTGAAGCCTGACCTGATCGTCGGCCTGTCCTATCACGCCGACCTCAAGGAAAAGCTCAGCAAAATCGCACCGGTCGTGCTGTTGCCTTCGCGGGAAAGTGACATCAAGACCTACGCCAAGCAACTGGCCGAGCTGGTGGGCAAGCAGCAACGCTATGAAGAAATGCTCCGCGAGTACGAGTGGATCGTCAGCGAGTTCAAGAAGCGGGTCAAAGACCCTTCGCGCATCACTGTCACGACCCTTGAGGTCTATACCGACGGTTTCCAACTGATCGGCCGGGGCGGAATGGATGACGTCATCGCTGATTTCGGCCTCGGCCGTGTCGCCGCTTATCGTGAAGCGCGCCAGAACGTGCCGTACAGCCTGGAGCGAATCGGCGACTTCGACAGTGATTTCATTATCGATACCTACGAAGAACTGCTCGATTCGGAGGCCAGCACGGCGGCGTTTCGCCAGTCGCCTCAATGGCAGAACCTGTTTGCGGTGAAGAACCGCCAGTTTCTCTATCTGAACCGCAGCCGCTACGCCGATACGATGCAGGGGTTGCTGGGTTCCGCCTACCTGTTGATGTCCCATATCGCTGAACGGGAGAGCGTGCTCCAGGCCAAATGA
- a CDS encoding TauD/TfdA family dioxygenase, with protein METGLARAQVQSMEGLPGNERTLPFIFQAPTSGAAWQDSRAQILQAVETELPRVGGILFRGFAFNGEADFEVFARSFGHELLTYDYASTPRTKLNNRVYTSTEYPAHQVIPLHNEQSYSLNWPMKIWFHCVQASAVGGETPIADSRQVYQQLDPAIRQRFAEKRLMYVRNYGNGLDLPWQQAFSTEDRAQVEHFCRANQIQFQWKDDGELSTRQVCQAVAQHPVTGEWVWFNQAHLFHISNLAAPVRETLISIVGEEGVPRNVFYGDGSPIELDALEHVRAVLQRCQVSFPWQAGDVLMLDNMLVAHGRSTFQGARKVVVAMAEPAPAG; from the coding sequence ATGGAAACTGGTTTGGCGCGTGCACAGGTTCAATCCATGGAAGGCTTGCCGGGCAACGAGCGGACCTTGCCGTTCATCTTCCAGGCGCCAACCAGTGGTGCCGCCTGGCAGGACAGCCGAGCGCAGATCCTGCAGGCGGTCGAGACCGAGTTGCCGCGTGTCGGCGGCATCCTGTTTCGTGGTTTTGCGTTCAATGGTGAGGCGGACTTCGAAGTATTCGCCCGCAGTTTCGGTCACGAATTGCTGACCTACGACTACGCCTCGACGCCGCGCACCAAGCTCAACAACCGGGTCTACACCTCCACCGAATACCCGGCCCACCAGGTGATCCCGCTGCACAACGAGCAGTCCTACTCGCTCAACTGGCCGATGAAGATCTGGTTCCACTGCGTACAGGCATCTGCGGTGGGCGGCGAAACCCCCATCGCCGACAGCCGCCAGGTCTACCAGCAACTCGATCCGGCGATCCGCCAACGGTTCGCCGAGAAGCGCCTGATGTACGTGCGCAACTACGGCAACGGTCTCGATTTGCCCTGGCAACAGGCGTTCAGCACCGAAGACCGTGCGCAAGTCGAACATTTCTGCCGCGCCAACCAGATCCAGTTCCAATGGAAGGATGACGGCGAGCTGTCCACGCGCCAGGTCTGCCAGGCCGTGGCCCAACACCCGGTGACCGGGGAGTGGGTGTGGTTCAACCAGGCGCATCTGTTCCATATCTCCAACCTTGCCGCGCCCGTGCGTGAGACGCTGATTTCCATCGTGGGCGAAGAGGGCGTGCCGCGTAACGTCTTCTATGGCGATGGCTCGCCTATCGAGCTGGATGCCCTGGAGCATGTTCGTGCGGTATTGCAGCGCTGCCAGGTGAGCTTCCCCTGGCAGGCGGGTGACGTGCTGATGCTCGACAACATGCTGGTGGCCCACGGCCGCTCGACATTCCAAGGCGCACGAAAGGTCGTGGTTGCCATGGCCGAGCCTGCTCCGGCGGGTTGA
- a CDS encoding FecCD family ABC transporter permease, protein MTRLGLTLPRALPLLPWVARPVDVISVLVLIFALVALSLYALTVGSYSLGVAQAWQALWFPGQVDSTMRNLLWELRLPRVALAILAGMAMSLAGLLMQSLTRNPLAAPGLVGVESGASVTMLLIIVLWPSLLPLELYPLAALAGGLAVAFFVALLSWRQGISPLRLILVGVGLTAMLSAVADLLITYGNIDQVESALMWLGGSLHRAGWAQVHSLGVWLLLAGVPLLFFHRQLNLLQLGEKVALSRGLNVTGVMIFLLLCSVMLTAAAVANVGTMTFVGLVAPHLARQLAGDRHGALMPLSALVGALLVLAGDTLGRGLFPPLQLPAGLVVAIIGAPYLIILLARQRSR, encoded by the coding sequence ATGACGCGCCTGGGACTGACGTTGCCCAGGGCGCTGCCATTGCTGCCTTGGGTGGCCCGGCCCGTCGACGTGATCTCGGTACTGGTGCTGATTTTCGCATTGGTTGCCTTGTCGCTGTACGCGCTGACCGTCGGCAGTTATTCGTTGGGGGTTGCCCAGGCCTGGCAAGCGTTGTGGTTCCCCGGACAGGTCGACTCGACCATGCGCAATCTGCTTTGGGAGTTGCGGCTGCCGCGTGTCGCGCTGGCGATCCTTGCCGGCATGGCCATGTCACTGGCCGGCCTGTTGATGCAGTCGTTGACGCGCAACCCGCTGGCGGCGCCGGGCCTGGTGGGCGTGGAGTCGGGCGCCAGTGTGACGATGCTGCTGATCATCGTGCTCTGGCCCTCGCTGCTGCCCCTTGAACTCTATCCGCTGGCGGCATTGGCGGGCGGCTTGGCCGTGGCATTTTTCGTCGCGCTGTTGTCGTGGCGCCAGGGCATTTCGCCGCTGCGGCTGATCCTCGTCGGCGTCGGGCTTACCGCCATGCTCAGCGCGGTGGCTGACCTGCTGATCACTTACGGCAACATCGACCAGGTGGAGTCGGCCCTCATGTGGCTGGGTGGCAGCTTGCATCGCGCTGGCTGGGCACAGGTGCACAGCCTTGGCGTCTGGCTGTTGCTGGCAGGTGTTCCGTTGTTGTTTTTCCATCGCCAGTTGAACCTGTTGCAACTGGGCGAAAAAGTCGCGCTCAGCCGCGGCCTGAATGTCACCGGCGTGATGATTTTCCTGTTGCTGTGCAGCGTCATGTTGACCGCGGCGGCCGTGGCGAATGTCGGTACCATGACGTTTGTCGGGTTGGTGGCTCCGCATCTGGCGCGGCAATTGGCAGGCGATCGCCACGGTGCGCTGATGCCCTTGTCGGCGTTGGTGGGGGCGTTGCTGGTACTGGCGGGCGATACGCTGGGCAGGGGGCTTTTTCCGCCGTTGCAGTTACCGGCGGGGCTGGTGGTCGCAATCATTGGCGCGCCTTACCTGATCATATTGTTGGCGCGCCAACGCAGTCGCTGA
- a CDS encoding non-ribosomal peptide synthetase, with protein sequence MLDRLMHRCWLRGIRLSEAEGQLVITPGSPKALDDELARELTTHRADVLQWLALHPDYFAARPLTDNEQALWFLQRLEPDSCAYNIAYAGRIKAQFVTEDLPQRLQGAWETVQRRYPMLCTAYAERNGDLLQWSHREHVRPLERVTLQAVDAQALQQRIIEWADKPFNLEAGDVSRVVLLSNTQAGRVEHSVLLVIHHIAADLATFYIVLNELFALINEQALPAVNPDAYRDYCSDLHVRSEAAEPAELAWWQAQLDGAPALELPTDFHYGSNQTFQGGELSVRFDPATTARIRAVARQWGVTPYICWFSLFQQFLGVLSGQDDFVLGTPSGWRLRREHVHLPGYLVNPLPIRCRLQPELSSGDWARQVDASVKQALQHRHYPFSRLVKQLELPRQVGRAPLFQHMFTLNKERIAPFEQYVDRLLSEQRGAAHELNMVVIDEEEGFLCRWRYSKALYRRETVERYRDQFVALVHAVIEQPDVPFAGLDWLPPAQQSILSGEDLPVPVNNAWQAFVQQCVQKPESIALQDEQGTLSYAGLGRAVVARGERLQAGANLEGARIALCLPRSRELVMHMLAAWQCGATYLALDPQWPQSRLQDICQDAMPKVWVGEGLRPGWLPDSVRWLSLPGAELLSESPLRASLAADLPAYVVYTSGSTGRPKGVAVSQGNLVHYVAGCLERLDLPADASLASLASCATDLGHTALFGALLSGRRLRLLAEELAFDAEELAAVLEREPVDLLKIVPSHLNALLVANDPQRLLPRQCLVTGGEALGHELVSRLRALKPDLRIVNHYGPSETTVGVLTHEIDIKGAAPLGRPLPNVQVSVRSPDGRLLPIGVSGELCVQGKTVALGYLSASDADRSRFGAHGYRTGDRARLNHQGQVEFLGRLDEQVKIRGYRVEPAEVAARLRAMPQVSDVQVLNNPSPLTGNRLVAFLVAPASALADIQAALQAQLPDYMQPAQWHCLDGFALLPNGKVDRKALLQLAEQAPATTSATAPVEQPLDAVESALLDIWRGLLGNPDLGPDDNFFALGGDSILGLQIIALARQQDIGMTPKQLFAEQTVRALARVVQTPQRSLEQRLLDIAREILNNPGLQVDDNFFSVGGDSILSLQIIARAKQQGLQLKPKQIFEFPTVRGWAGQVVDLGAVKEGAASAVLEPATAFPLTPIQQWFFAQEQTEPGYWNQSLLLALNAPLEQARFAQAVGALLQRHASLRLVFEASAQGWQQRYQAFSPSQLDGLFQVEDGALDDALLKRWQQGFDLGKAPLIRWVYFPQSQALLCTAHHLLVDAVSWQVLLQELESLYLQPNVALPAVSAGFHAWSEALQEHRREPAVLAQVGYWQEQLAAEQSVPRQPNPYGESRTLDMQLSVEHTQWLLGDCHAAYGTQVQDLLVAALAGVIGQWQGRERVTLELESHGRSGWEQGPELSRSIGWHTSRYPLAVDTARDSEASIIAAKEALRRVPEQGIGYGLLRQDPAHGLGAASLLTFNYLGRVDQWIGASSLWRLARPVCPAMRAESTRRTHWLDVTALVNEGQLHVEWRYAPKVHDPVLVDELARQFQQRITALLDHCQAPSVGRATASDFADSGLSDDEFLGLLEQLEQ encoded by the coding sequence ATGCTCGATCGCCTGATGCATCGCTGCTGGCTGCGTGGAATTCGCCTGTCGGAAGCCGAAGGCCAGTTGGTTATCACCCCCGGATCACCCAAGGCCCTGGACGATGAACTGGCGCGCGAACTGACGACGCATCGCGCCGATGTGCTGCAATGGCTGGCCTTGCACCCCGATTATTTTGCGGCACGCCCGCTGACCGATAACGAGCAGGCGCTCTGGTTCCTGCAGCGCCTGGAGCCGGACAGCTGCGCCTATAACATTGCCTACGCCGGACGCATCAAGGCGCAGTTCGTCACGGAGGATTTGCCCCAGCGCCTGCAAGGCGCCTGGGAAACGGTGCAGCGACGTTATCCGATGCTGTGCACCGCCTATGCCGAACGCAATGGCGACCTGTTGCAGTGGAGCCATCGCGAGCACGTCCGGCCGCTGGAGCGCGTGACGTTGCAGGCGGTCGACGCGCAGGCATTGCAGCAGCGCATCATTGAGTGGGCCGATAAACCATTCAACCTGGAAGCCGGCGACGTCAGTCGGGTCGTCCTGTTGAGCAACACCCAGGCCGGACGTGTCGAGCACAGCGTGCTGCTGGTGATTCATCACATCGCCGCCGACTTGGCCACCTTCTACATCGTGCTCAATGAACTCTTCGCGCTGATCAACGAGCAAGCATTGCCCGCTGTGAACCCGGATGCGTATCGCGATTATTGCAGCGACTTGCACGTGCGCAGCGAAGCCGCCGAACCGGCGGAGCTGGCATGGTGGCAAGCGCAATTGGACGGTGCCCCGGCCTTGGAATTGCCGACCGATTTCCACTACGGCAGCAACCAGACGTTCCAGGGAGGCGAGCTGTCGGTTCGTTTCGACCCGGCCACCACGGCGCGGATTCGTGCCGTGGCCCGTCAATGGGGCGTGACGCCTTACATCTGCTGGTTCTCGTTGTTCCAGCAGTTCCTCGGCGTGTTGTCCGGGCAGGATGACTTCGTCCTGGGCACGCCCAGCGGCTGGCGCCTGCGCCGCGAGCACGTCCATTTGCCGGGCTATCTGGTCAACCCGCTGCCGATCCGCTGCCGCTTGCAACCCGAGCTGTCCAGCGGCGATTGGGCCAGGCAAGTGGATGCCTCCGTCAAGCAAGCCCTGCAACACCGTCACTATCCGTTCTCGCGCCTGGTCAAGCAGTTGGAGCTGCCACGGCAAGTGGGTCGGGCGCCGCTGTTCCAGCACATGTTCACCCTCAACAAGGAGCGCATCGCGCCGTTCGAACAGTACGTTGACCGCCTGCTGTCGGAGCAGCGCGGCGCGGCCCATGAATTGAACATGGTGGTAATCGACGAGGAGGAGGGCTTCCTTTGCCGCTGGCGCTACAGCAAGGCCTTGTATCGCCGTGAAACGGTCGAGCGCTATCGCGATCAGTTCGTTGCCTTGGTCCACGCGGTCATCGAGCAGCCGGACGTGCCGTTCGCCGGGCTCGACTGGCTGCCGCCCGCGCAACAATCGATCCTCAGTGGCGAGGACCTGCCGGTCCCGGTCAACAACGCTTGGCAGGCCTTCGTCCAACAGTGCGTTCAAAAGCCCGAGTCGATTGCCCTGCAAGACGAGCAAGGCACGCTCAGCTATGCCGGACTCGGCCGGGCAGTGGTGGCCCGTGGCGAGCGCTTGCAGGCAGGCGCGAACCTGGAGGGCGCGCGCATCGCCTTGTGCCTGCCCCGCAGCCGCGAGCTGGTGATGCACATGCTTGCGGCCTGGCAGTGCGGCGCCACCTACCTGGCCCTCGATCCTCAGTGGCCGCAGTCGCGTTTGCAGGACATCTGCCAGGATGCGATGCCCAAGGTCTGGGTTGGTGAAGGGCTGCGTCCCGGTTGGTTGCCGGATTCGGTGCGCTGGCTATCGTTGCCAGGTGCCGAGTTATTGAGCGAATCGCCGTTGCGCGCGTCGTTGGCCGCGGACCTGCCAGCCTACGTCGTCTACACCTCCGGCTCCACCGGCCGGCCGAAAGGCGTGGCGGTCAGCCAGGGCAACCTGGTCCATTACGTGGCCGGCTGCCTGGAACGCCTGGACCTGCCGGCCGATGCCAGCCTGGCCAGCCTGGCCAGTTGCGCCACGGATTTGGGGCACACGGCCTTGTTCGGTGCCTTGCTCAGCGGCCGTCGCCTGCGGCTGTTGGCCGAGGAACTGGCCTTCGACGCCGAAGAGCTGGCGGCTGTGCTTGAACGCGAGCCCGTGGACCTGCTGAAAATCGTACCGTCACACCTCAACGCCTTGCTGGTCGCCAACGATCCGCAACGCTTATTGCCGCGCCAATGCCTGGTAACCGGTGGCGAAGCCTTGGGCCATGAACTGGTTTCGCGGTTGCGGGCATTGAAGCCGGACCTGCGCATCGTCAACCACTACGGTCCCAGTGAAACCACCGTCGGGGTGTTGACCCATGAGATCGATATCAAAGGCGCGGCACCGTTGGGTCGACCGCTGCCCAATGTCCAGGTCAGCGTCCGTTCCCCCGATGGCCGCCTGCTGCCAATCGGCGTGAGTGGCGAACTCTGCGTGCAGGGCAAGACGGTTGCGCTGGGTTATCTCAGCGCCAGCGACGCCGACCGCAGCCGCTTCGGAGCCCATGGCTATCGCACCGGCGACCGGGCGCGGCTCAATCATCAAGGGCAGGTGGAGTTTCTCGGTCGGCTCGATGAGCAGGTCAAGATCCGCGGTTATCGGGTCGAGCCGGCGGAAGTCGCGGCACGACTGCGGGCGATGCCGCAGGTCAGCGATGTGCAGGTATTGAATAACCCTTCGCCGTTGACGGGCAACCGCCTGGTGGCGTTCCTGGTCGCGCCGGCGAGCGCGCTGGCTGATATTCAAGCCGCCCTGCAAGCGCAACTGCCGGACTATATGCAACCGGCCCAGTGGCATTGCCTCGATGGGTTTGCCTTGTTGCCCAACGGCAAGGTCGACCGCAAGGCATTGCTGCAGTTGGCCGAGCAAGCGCCGGCGACAACGTCGGCGACGGCTCCTGTCGAGCAACCCTTGGACGCGGTCGAAAGCGCGTTGCTCGACATCTGGCGCGGGCTGCTCGGCAATCCCGACCTGGGGCCCGATGACAACTTCTTTGCCCTGGGCGGCGACTCGATTCTCGGCCTGCAGATCATTGCCCTGGCGCGCCAGCAAGATATCGGGATGACGCCCAAGCAGTTGTTCGCCGAACAGACCGTGCGCGCCTTGGCTCGAGTGGTACAAACGCCACAGCGCAGCCTTGAGCAGCGTCTGCTCGACATCGCTCGCGAGATTCTCAATAACCCCGGACTGCAGGTCGATGACAATTTCTTCAGTGTCGGTGGCGACTCGATCCTGAGTTTGCAGATCATCGCCCGGGCCAAGCAGCAGGGGCTGCAACTCAAGCCCAAGCAGATTTTCGAGTTCCCGACCGTGCGCGGTTGGGCCGGGCAGGTGGTCGATCTCGGCGCGGTGAAGGAGGGCGCTGCATCGGCCGTGCTTGAACCTGCCACAGCGTTTCCCCTGACACCGATCCAGCAATGGTTTTTCGCCCAGGAGCAAACCGAGCCCGGGTACTGGAACCAATCGTTGCTGCTGGCGTTGAACGCGCCGTTGGAACAGGCGCGATTTGCCCAGGCCGTCGGTGCGCTGCTGCAGCGTCATGCCAGCTTGCGCCTGGTCTTCGAAGCGTCGGCGCAAGGTTGGCAGCAGCGCTACCAGGCGTTTTCCCCAAGCCAGCTCGACGGGTTGTTTCAGGTCGAGGATGGAGCGTTGGATGACGCGCTGTTGAAACGCTGGCAACAAGGCTTCGATCTGGGCAAGGCGCCTTTGATTCGCTGGGTGTATTTCCCCCAGAGCCAGGCGTTGTTGTGCACGGCGCATCACTTGCTTGTCGACGCAGTGTCCTGGCAGGTTCTGCTGCAAGAGCTGGAAAGTCTCTACCTGCAACCGAACGTGGCGTTGCCTGCCGTTTCGGCGGGTTTCCATGCATGGAGCGAGGCCTTGCAGGAGCATCGTCGCGAGCCTGCCGTCCTGGCCCAGGTTGGCTACTGGCAGGAGCAGTTGGCCGCCGAACAGAGCGTTCCTCGACAGCCCAATCCGTACGGCGAAAGCCGCACACTGGACATGCAGCTGTCGGTCGAGCACACGCAATGGCTGCTGGGCGATTGTCACGCGGCCTACGGCACCCAGGTCCAGGATCTGCTGGTGGCCGCATTGGCCGGTGTCATCGGCCAATGGCAGGGCCGTGAGCGCGTCACCCTTGAGCTGGAAAGCCACGGGCGCAGCGGTTGGGAGCAGGGCCCCGAATTGTCGCGCTCGATCGGTTGGCACACCAGCCGCTACCCGCTCGCGGTTGACACTGCCCGGGACTCGGAAGCCTCGATCATCGCGGCCAAGGAAGCCCTGCGCCGCGTCCCTGAACAAGGCATCGGCTACGGCCTGTTGCGCCAGGATCCGGCCCATGGCCTGGGAGCAGCCTCACTGCTGACCTTCAACTACCTGGGGCGGGTCGACCAATGGATCGGCGCATCGAGCCTCTGGCGCCTGGCGCGGCCGGTGTGCCCCGCAATGCGTGCCGAAAGCACCCGCCGCACCCATTGGCTGGACGTGACGGCGCTGGTCAACGAAGGCCAGCTACACGTCGAATGGCGTTATGCGCCGAAGGTCCACGACCCGGTGTTGGTGGACGAACTGGCGCGCCAGTTCCAGCAGCGGATCACTGCGTTGCTGGACCACTGCCAGGCCCCGTCGGTGGGCCGCGCCACGGCTTCGGACTTCGCCGACTCCGGCCTGTCCGACGATGAATTCCTGGGGCTGCTCGAGCAACTAGAGCAATGA